TTTTTGGATGGAGGAATCACTAGTTAATTAATCTAATGTGCAAATAAATTAAACACGGATATCATTATATGTATCATCGTGACGCCGCCATTGATGTGATTGCTCAGCTGGAATAGGCCACGTAGATCTTAATCTCCGACGAGTCGAAGCCGTTGAACCTGGATCCGGCACTTGTGGAGTAGGCGCCCATGTCGTCGAAGACGAGCCAGTCGCCGACGCTCATCTCCGGCAGCTGATACCCGGTGACCACTTTGTCCTGGGAGTCGCACGTCGGGCCGAACACCGTGGACGCGTACGTCTCCTCGCCGGGGCGCGGGCAGCTGGCCAGAGGTCTCGGGCGCGGAGCCTTGTGGTCCATGAGCACGTTGTTGAGCGAGCCGTAGACCCCGTCGTCGATCCAGTACTCGCGCGCGGcaccgcgcgcgcgcctcccgATGACGCGCGCGGCGAGCGTGAACGCCGTCGTGGCGAAGTACCGCCCGGGCTCGGCGACCACCTCGACGCAGGGCCGCAGGTCGCGGAAGGACCGGTCGAGCGCGTCGCGGAtgacggccgccgcctcgtcgaaGGCGGCGCCGGCCGTGAACCCGCCGCCGACGTCGAGGACGCGCATGGGCGGCATGCCGAGGGCGACGGCCTGGTCGAACGCGGCGCGGGCGGCCTGGATGGCGCCGCGGTACACGTCGACGCGGGACACGGGGCTCCCGACGTGGAAGGAGACGCCGGCCACGCCGACCCCCGCGCGCTGGGCGGCGCGCAGGAGCGGCGCCACCTCGTGCGCGTGCGCGCCGTACTTGTTCATGAGGTCGCCGCCGCTGACGCCGCCGTCGGGAGCCTTGAGGCGGAGCAGGAGCTGGCACCCGGGGTGGCAGCGCGCGACCTTGGCCACCTCGTCCTCGGTGTCGTAGGTGGCGAGGCTGACGCCGGCACCCGCGGCGTACTCGAGGTGCGGCTCGGGCTTGCATGGGTTGGCGTAGACGATGCGGCCCGGCGGGACGCCGAGCGCCAGCACGGCCTCCATCTCGGCGCGGCTGGCGCAGTCGAACCCCGCGCCCAGCGCGGCGAGCGCGCCCAGGAGCGCCGGCTCCGGGTTGCACTTGACGGCGTAGTAGGGGCGCACGTCGGGGAGCCCGCGGCGCCAGGCCGAGAAGAGGTCGACGACGGTGTTGATGTGGAAGACGTGGAAGGCCGTCCGCTGCGCGGGGCTGGACGGCGTGGCGCCGCCGACGATGGATCGGATGAGGCCGGTGACGGCGTCCTTGTCGTTGGTCGCATCGTCGTTGCGGGTGAAGGAGACCAGCTTCTTGTCCTTGACGCCGGGGGCCGACAGCACGGTCTGCATGGGACTGCCTCCATCCATGCTAACCCAAGTCCGAAGGCAATCAAGCAAGCGAGAAGGCAATGATGAATCGAAGGTGGCTAATCTTTTGTTTGCTCTGCAGCATGCATGCATGAGTGTCTGTGGTTGCCCATTTGTATCGCGAGGGACGGAGGGGGTGGTGTCCTAGCCTCCTTTGGAGGGACCCGACGCGTTCACGTTGGTCCATGCCTGCACTGTGCACGAGGAATGGGTTCCCATGTTTAGTTAGACACGGCACGgacagggatgaaaacggtcggaaacggtatttattcggtaatcagttttttctttgattgcgaataaatatgatatagaatatacaatacaaatttgtattcttgtttttaacatccaacttgttaagattcataaaaggtaaacctcaaatttatcctacattttctcaaataatagatataaacttcggtatggatttggaaacaaattcggtaattttttcaactttttgtgttgtagggagcaaataatacataaaacaacttatataatattttattcatatttgtactaatgtgcttgataacataagaaaagatcaacatcaaattttatacatatctattttaaaatattaaatttgttctaacaaTTCAGAATTTTCATTCCTAGGCACGGGGCTTGGTTGCACAACACCCTTGTGCGGGCAGCCGGGCACGCAAAAAGAATTTCTCATCCAATCATTAGCGGCGATACATATTTGAAAGTGgaactagaagaagagaagaaatgaATCCTGAGTCCTAGGGATTGAAAATAAAAATCGTGCGAATTTTCTGACATCCAAATTCGAAAGGAGAAGACAGAAGAGAAACATGAGTCCTAGGGATTGAAAAAAAACAGATATCCCAATTATCTATTTAAAACTTGCAACATGAATATATGTATCCGTATCCATTTTTAATATGAGTACTAAATGGATATATCCAGATTTATTTTTTAGTATTTTTTATTTATCCGAAACAAGAGCCAAAAACTAGCTTCAAACATGCAAAAACAAAAGTCAAGTGAGTTTGTGTCGATGGACCAGAAATGTTCGAGGGAGCGAGCGCAGGAGAACAAATTGTAGGTGGCTAACATATAGCGACATCGATCATTTAGTGTACATGTGAAGTTGTAAAGATGGTGTTGACCAAACCAAGCCAAGACGTGGGACTTCATGATTAGATAGTCGACGACGAATGGTGATATATGTCAAAATCATGAAGGAGGCATAGCTGATACAATTCTATAGCtaggtttggtggtttggatCAACACCATGGATGATCATTTGCCAGATTTTGGTTTTAAAACATGGGATGGAGTTTGAAGCGACAAGTGGTGTTATCATGAAGGTAACGTTGATGTGAAACAATCTTGTGAAGCAACTTAACCATTTTTCCCCTTTTGGTTAAGTGGTCCAGGTAAAATATATATCATCAAACTTCAATATGTGTAAATAAGAGGGGGAGGGTTGTCCAAGCCATCAGTCTTTCAAGTGTATTTGCTTTCAAGTCTCTGGTTTTTCTTTGTCTAGCTAGTTTAGCTAGAGTAGTGTCGCTGTAGAAGGTCCATAGCCGAGCGATTAAGTGTGCCTACCTAATGTCCATTTGAGAGAGAAAACTAGACCTTGTAAGGTTCATACCTAGAGCAATGTATAGAATCATGTTCTTTGGAATCCGAGCTCTTGTTTTGGCTCTTTCTCCCTTCTCCCTTCTCTTTCCACTTCTATTTTGTTCGAAGATTTTGATGGATTTTGTGATTCTGAGCGCTTGAGGGTGTTTTGATTGGATGGATTTGTGATAGGACCTTTGATGAACTTTTCTACTAATTGATTTTTTTGCATATTCATCATGAGCACATGATTCACCACTTTGAGGAACAAATGAAAAAACCCACCTTTTGAAATGGACCTTTTCTACCTGCTTTAGTTCAGGAATTTTTTACTTTTAGGAATACATCCACAAACACTTAAAAAAACTTCGCAAAATCTAGGGTTTGCCGGAGCTCATTTAGGTCAAATTTGATATTTTGGAGGGATTTTTGTTGGGCGCATGGACTACAAAACTGGTTAGGCCAATTTAAGTATTGCCCAAACTAGTCTAGCTTGGTTCTACACTTTTACCCTCCGCCACAATCGGCTAGGACGGTTTGGAATCTATCTAGGCCAGTTTGGCTGTGTTAGGTGCCCGTTGAAACACATGTTTCAAGCCATTTTTCACTTTAGTTTATGTTGTGGTGTTCCGCTTTGTTATTTTTTTGGATATTTTTAACATCTAACCACCAATTGGCTTGTTGTGTGTTCATCATAGGTCTTTGTTGTCCAAGGGTTTTGAGAGCATTTAGGTTTGAAACTCTACAAAAGCCAAGATCTCCTTGAGAGAAATTTTTATTGGCCCCCATTCAACACCTCTGGTCACATGCTTGGTGCTTCATTTGGTCTTAGAGTGGGTTAAGAATCAATCCACCTTAACTAGCTATGATATATGAAGGCGACAATGAAGCGTGATAATGGAAAACCTTCATTCTTTTATGGGACAAACTAGTTGTACTGGAAGATACACATGTCCTTGTATCTCTAGAGTAGTAACTCTTGGGTTTGGGATGTTTGTTTTGACTCGACATTTGTGTTTCTTGCTATTCTAGTCGGTATATAGTAGATTGATCAACATGAGGCCAATAGCAAGGTCCAAAATGCTTTGTTCGTCTGTCTCTTAGTTTCGAGCTTGTCCCTAGCCTCAATATGGCTCACAAGATCTAGTGCACCCTAGAGAAATATCATGATGGCTTTCTCATTTCAATGTCAGACTCTTTGATATACATTTTCAATAGTAATAAAAACTTTTATTTAGTTAGCTAGAGACTAGTTGATGTGATGTTTTACTGTTTCTAGTCGATTGTAAACATGATAGGGCAAACATGTCTTGACTGCCTTATGATGATCATGAGAGGAATTTCAAACTCTTACATGCGCTAGATCAGAAGGTGTAGGAAGCAGAGTCATGGCAATCATTGAGCCCACAAACTACAAGACCCTAACGGTTGATGAGCTATTTAACAAGCTCAAATCAACCAAGATAGACTACTAAACCGTAACCAAATTAGAGAACCCATCAACACCAACAACACATATGATTTTCTATGACATTTTTATTACGTCACAAATAGGTTTTTTTGAGGAAAATTGGTTTTTAGCAGCGAAAGTTCACTCTCTATAAAATACCATCAAAAGACCTTAGCTCTGGAAAATACCAGTAAAAGTTACACCTTTCTTTGATATGTACCAATCTATTTGTTTTTTGACTGACACCGTTAACTAGGACCAAAATACTTTTTTCTTTCCAAGTTTGGACAGCAGCCAAGCACCCCGAACCCGAGAGCATTGTCTTGTAGACGACACGTCTGCACCAAAGCCTCCACGATCCACCTACAAGCTCACGGGGATGCCCCTGCCGAACATAACAATTGACAAGGTACCCAAGCTAGACGGGAAAGGTGGTATTTAGTTTGCAGGTACTAATTTTTAATTCcttcattttattctatttttatCCTTAAATTGTTAAATACAACAACTAAAATAGAATTTTAGTTTATATATTAACAATTTAGAGacttaaataaaataaaatggagagactaaaaattagtctataGAAACTAAATATCCCAACGTAATctgtactacttattaagaaggtaagagtagtctgcctcccttacgttctgccgttctgccgatCCTCAATCTCCACCGTCCATCCCACATCGTTGTTTTGCGTGCGTCGCCCGTCAGCCGTCGTGTGTGCGTCGCCTCCCGTCTGCCCCTTCCCCGTCCGCGCGAAGCTCCCTCTGCCCCCTCCCGTTCGCAGTTCTCCAACGCACGCTGGCAACCGCTCActccctccgcctccacctccgccgtcGGGCGCACCCTCCCCCTCGCTCTGGACCTCCCTAAGACTCTGTTCCCACGCCTCGCTGGACCCGCCATCACCGCCTCCTCGTTGGGCACGAAACCCTAGCGGCGCTTGCCGCCCCTGGATACCGCATCCCGCTCCCTGGCGCCTCCGCCCGTGCCCTGCTCCAACCAACATTGTCTCCTCGCTGGGCCACGGCTCCCCTTCGGATCGACGGTTGCGCCACCTAGCCACGCCGTCGGTTCGGTGGTGCAGCGCGCGGTGCAGGAGATGGTGGAGGTCCCGCTCGGTTGCTGGCACGCGCGCCGTCCTCATGGACCTCGAGCCCGGCACCATGGACTCCGTGCGCTCGGGCCCCTTCGGCCAGATCTTCCGCCCCGACAATTTCGTCTTCCAGTCCGGCGCCGGCAACAACTGGGCCAAGGGCCACTACACCGAGGGCGCCGGCAACAACAGGAACCGCACCCGCCATCCGCGACCGTCAACCACCTACCTGCATCCTCTATCCGCCAGCGATGTCGGTGCCCCCACCGGCAACCGCCAGGTCCCTCCCCACCTCCTTCCTCTCGCCCTCCGTAGCCCCCTCCCTCCCTCGCTATCTCACTATTGCTTTTCCACTTCTGTAGGTGTCCCTGTGGGGGTCCAGCACGAAGGAGATCACACGTGACACGCTGCTGCAGAAGGTCTCCGAAGAGAACCAGCTCCACAAACACCTTTGTCGTGCCGCCGCGGCTGCCCTCTCCATCCAGGTACCTCCTACGTCACCATCCAACGCCCCCTTCTTCGCCCATCATGTCTAATGAGGTATGAAATCTGCTCGCTGCTCACGGCACGAATTTTTCTTTGAGTTTTCGGGTAATTTAATTGACCTGCGAGTCCGTGCTTCGTTTCAATGATACACATGATTTTTGTGATGTCTGTTTCAAGGGAGAGACGCTTGCAATGGCTTATGAAAATGTCTTTCTGTTTCAGTTTTGCACTATGTTCTATTGTGCAAACCTCTTCCTTTTCTTGTTTGGTGAATGACTGCAGAACCAAACTGATAGCACCCAGCTCCTCAGGTTGTCGTCTAATGCCTACGCATCATTTTTTTGTTGGGAGGGGGGGGTCATATTTCATATTTGGCACCTGAATTAAAAAGGAAATAACTGTTGTACCAATCCTTAGGTGTGCAAAATCATGGCTCTATTTTAAATCATCAATAATACTCCTCATCCTGCAATTTGTACAAATGGTTAAGCAAAACAAAACATGATAGTTTTGATAGAACTACATTACCATGCTTGTAAACTATTGAAGGAAATAGAAGGTTCACAAGGATTTATGTTCAAGTTTCATTCAAATAAAAAATGTAACAGCCGCCTCATagtgcagggaaggcttgtgagtaAAAATCAATTTATAATGATGGTGTTATATATTATTTCTATTGAAGTATTCATCCAAGCCCCTTTCAATTTAGCCATGGAGTACAAGGGGAAAACGACTTTTAGAAAAGAAATGAATACCCATTGAGCCCACCATGTCCCCCTATGGTAGCAGACGCAATTTCGCAAAGGGTAGATCAAGGTCATCGTATATCTATAAAGAATAGGAGAATAGTTTATGTGAGAAATGATTCTGGGAACATGACAAAGTACCAGCTCAAGGACAACATTTACCACAACTAAATGATTGAATGGTATCTTGAAGTATGAAACCAGCTGCCCAACCTACATAAACAACAGTAAGGAGAAAAGGGCTAGGGAGAACAATTGATTTCCAATCTACAGTGGAGTAATTTCACTTACAGACTTACCACCTGCACTCATAAAAGTTTGTGGCTTGGCAAGCATTATAGGGACATCACCAATGAGGCCTAAATTAGAGTGAAGCATTATATTTAGAAAACATACATGCCTATTTTAATTACATTAGATACATATCTAATATGTATTTCTTTGATTTCAGTTGTTTATATTGTATGTTGTTTTCAGGTCATATTCACCAATGATTGCTATGTGTTTGCGCTGTGCCCTTTCGCAGGACCTCAATTTCAGATGAATTTAAAAGACGAGGAGTACTAATTTTATATACAGTTATATTTCTTCTGTTAATCTTATAGGATAACACTAATCAGATGTTACTATGCATAAACTTATATATCAATGATTTATGGTTTTAATATAGTACAGGAGTATCAAATTAGAAGAGTTGTTTCCCTCACGTTTTCACATTGTTCTCCTTTTATGGTATGTCACTTGCAGAAAATTGGAATAGATACAACATTGGCAACAATGGTGAGGGACGAGCATGTTAAATTTACACTAAAATTTGAGTATGGATTTGGCTATGAGTAAACAAGCAGGTGACAACAGTACCTTTGTGCTCTACATTAATATATAAAGTGGAATTGATAGATTTCACAAAAGTATGGTTAGTTGAAATAGTGTTGATCTTATCCATGTATATTGTGGTTTCTTCTATTTATTATGGGTAGACCTTGTTTAAACAACGTACCTTGAATTAATGTTGTATACAAGGGAAAGGGAGTGGTGTTCTTCAATTTCTCATCCGAGTGTTCTTCAATTTCTCGGGCGAGTTTTCGATTTCAGCCTAACAGAAGATTCGGCTCTCTTTTTATTTTTATTGGATTAATGTTGTACCACTATCTGATTAGTACACATCCACCCTATTGAAGTAGGTCTCAACGTAGTTGGAGTAACACAGATTGTATCCCGAGTACATCCTCAATCATGGTGTTCTCCAATTTCTCAGGGTGAGTTCTTTCCTTTTTAATTTTGATTGCTGTTTCTTTTTGTTCATATGGATTTGTGTAGTACAACTGTCCAaacatttttttattttgtttgcTATTTCTTTTTGTTCATATGGATTTGTGTAGGACAACTGTTGAAACAGATAGCACACAAGCTCCAATTTCTCAGGGTGAGTTCTTTCATTTTTTTATTTGATTGATGTTTCTTTTTGTTCATATGGATTTGTGTAGTACAACTGTTCAATTGAGAAAATGAGGCGTTGCTGTTAAATTGCCTCTCGTTGGTGATTAAAATGGTGAATCAACTTTACATGCTTAAATCATCTTCAAATTAATGATGAAATCCAATGCACTGCTCACTTGCAGTTCTCTACACATTCCACTCAGTTCATCACTCTATGCCTAAGTTGGAGTATTCGAGTTCTAAAATGGTATCTGTTGAAAGAATATCTAGAACCTAAAGAATAGCTAGGTAAGTGTGACCAAGTTTTATATCATCATACAATGATCAAATTTAACAAATATTTGTAGTGAGACAGCATGTGATCCTGAAGATGTTGGATGTTGGAACAAAAAAAACATGACAAATATTTGTAGTGAGACAAGTGTTTGCTTGATCAAACCGGAGAGGTCAGTTTGTGAGCATACCAGGCAATTCTGTTATCCCAAATCGTCTAGGCCGATTGCACTACTACTTCCCTAGCCGACCACTATGCCAGGGCTGAGAAACAACCTGTTGTGTCCAAGCCAACTTGGATTCCAAGTTAGTTTTAGATATATTTTGATGTCAGAAACTTGGAGAACAGGTAGTTTGATTTTATTATTTAGAGTTTCAGGGTTCAAAATGAGGCGCGTTATTGTCTTTATGATGTTTCTTTTTCAGAACCTTTATTCAGGTTTGGAATATACAAAATTCAGCTTTAAGCCTCCTATACAGATGTGTTGGTCGATTTGGTATTCATTAGTTAGTGAATGCTTTCCAAGATATCAGTCCAAATGTACAACTGTGCATAATTGTGTCAGCAACATCTTTGTTGCCCTTATTTTCTACCCGGCCGCCACCATGGCTGCGCTCGTTCAGTTCATATTCTATCATTTAATACACTCATTGTCTTCTCAGGATATGGAGAAAGAAATCAGGAAACAAGTAGATGGCGCCATTGCTAAAGCAAAGGTCCCATTGCATTTAGATATGCTTTTATAGTTCTTTTGCTTCAAATTTGTGATGCTTACCATTGCATATACTTCTATTGATCTACAGGAAAGTTCTATGCCTGATACTTCTGAACTCTTCACAAATG
This portion of the Zea mays cultivar B73 chromosome 2, Zm-B73-REFERENCE-NAM-5.0, whole genome shotgun sequence genome encodes:
- the LOC103648076 gene encoding ornithine decarboxylase, which produces MHACCRANKRLATFDSSLPSRLLDCLRTWVSMDGGSPMQTVLSAPGVKDKKLVSFTRNDDATNDKDAVTGLIRSIVGGATPSSPAQRTAFHVFHINTVVDLFSAWRRGLPDVRPYYAVKCNPEPALLGALAALGAGFDCASRAEMEAVLALGVPPGRIVYANPCKPEPHLEYAAGAGVSLATYDTEDEVAKVARCHPGCQLLLRLKAPDGGVSGGDLMNKYGAHAHEVAPLLRAAQRAGVGVAGVSFHVGSPVSRVDVYRGAIQAARAAFDQAVALGMPPMRVLDVGGGFTAGAAFDEAAAVIRDALDRSFRDLRPCVEVVAEPGRYFATTAFTLAARVIGRRARGAAREYWIDDGVYGSLNNVLMDHKAPRPRPLASCPRPGEETYASTVFGPTCDSQDKVVTGYQLPEMSVGDWLVFDDMGAYSTSAGSRFNGFDSSEIKIYVAYSS